A section of the Xiphias gladius isolate SHS-SW01 ecotype Sanya breed wild chromosome 10, ASM1685928v1, whole genome shotgun sequence genome encodes:
- the LOC120795198 gene encoding JNK1/MAPK8-associated membrane protein isoform X3, whose product MSSTCPGLYCGRTMVNGSAEGECGVCPRGERANIQKVCERCTESPGLYDWLYLGFMAMLPLVLHWFFIEWYSGKKSSSALLQHITAMLECSVSAVVTLLVTEPVGTLTIRSCGVQMLSDWYTMLYNPSPDYINTIHCTQEAVYPLYTIVLIYYAFCLVLMMLLRPLLVKKIACGLGKSDRFKSIYAALYFFPILTVLQAVGGGLLYYAFPYIILVLSLVTLAVYMSASEIQSFKNLVAKKKRLVVLFSHWLLHAYGIISISRLDKLEQDLPLLALVPGPALFYIATAKFTEPSRILSEGGNGH is encoded by the exons ATGAGTTCAACATGTCCGGGCCTGTACTGTGGCAGGACGATGGTCAATGGATCAGCGGAGGGAGAGTGTGGT GTTTGTCCTCGTGGAGAGCGGGCCAACATCCAGAAGGTATGTGAACGCTGCACTGAGTCCCCCGGGCTCTACGACTGGCTCTATCTAGGATTCATGGCCATGTTACCTCTAGTGCTGCATTGGTTCTTCATTGAGTGGTACTCTGGAAAGAAGAG TTCCAGTGCTTTGCTTCAGCACATCACAGCCATGTTGGAGTGCAGCGTGTCAGCTGTGGTCACTCTGCTGGTCACGGAGCCCGTGGGAACGCTCACTATCCGTTCCTGTGGAGTCCAGATGCTGTCAGACTGGTACACCATGCTGTACAACCCCAGTCCAGACTACATCAACACAATACACTGCACCCAGGAAGCCGTCTACCCACT ttACACCATTGTGTTAATCTACTACGCCTTCTGCTTGGTGCTGATGATGCTACTGCGGCCTCTGCTGGTGAAGAAGATAGCATGTGGTCTGGGTAAATCTGACCGCTTCAAGAGCATCTATGCTGCTCTGTACTTCTTCCCCATCCTCACCGTGCTGCAGGCTGTTGGAGGAGGACTGCTCT actATGCCTTTCCCTACATCATACTGGTCCTGTCTCTGGTCACACTGGCTGTTTACATGTCTGCCTCTGAGATACAG TCTTTTAAAAACCTGGTTGCTAAGAAGAAGCGTCTGGTTGTCTTGTTCAGCCACTGGCTACTCCATGCGTACGGCATCATCTCTATCTCCAGACTGGACAAGCTGGAGCAGGACCTGCCGCTACTGGCCCTCGTGCCCGGTCCCGCCCTGTTCTACATCGCCACTGCAAAGTTCACGGAGCCGAGCCGCATCCTGTCTGAGGGCGGCAACGGACACTGA
- the LOC120795197 gene encoding G-protein coupled receptor 135 isoform X1 — translation MDLPASTALWGTADNSEPSFANQLGTASPVVPRFVSIVTSLVTATTEATVGTTGNLSAFRDQRGSEVSQTHLASTPSVLSATESNSVLQGFTVAAQALVLLSIFLLSSLGNSAVVIVIIKHRQLRTVTNAFIMSLSLSDFLTAILCLPFSFVMLFSKDGIWMFGDHLCVANGFFNTCFGIISTLTMTLISFDRYYAIVRQPQAKIGRQKATQLLIAVWLTAVIFSLPWYLLVRTPKEIHKLGFYHCMYVFHSGTSRMGTAYSICLIIVCYLLPFSLMCFCHYNICKTVRLSEIRVRPVTTYAYLLRFYSEMRTATTVLIMIVFIIFCWGPYCLMGLVTAMGDYKFNPAMDKVAIWLAWANGAINPLIYALRNPNISMLLGRSREEGYRTRNIAAYLSSHTQNREIRLNQAERIRDRYVSRVRVNNNSRLSSSSPGKGGEVAMWACKNPAVFFCRDAQPDTATLPNSVSTQKMKTADTSL, via the exons ATGGATTTGCCTGCTAGCACAGCCCTGTGGGGCACAGCTGACAACTCAGAGCCAAGCTTCGCCAACCAGCTGGGCACTGCCTCACCTGTTGTGCCAAG GTTTGTTTCCATAGTGACCAGCCTTGTGACCGCCACCACAGAGGCCACAGTGGGAACCACAGGAAACCTATCAGCTTTCAGAGACCAAAGAGGGAGCGAGGTCAGTCAAACCCATCTGGCATCGACCCCGTCGGTGCTGAGCGCCACTGAGAGTAATTCTGTCCTGCAGGGCTTCACAGTGGCAGCTCAGGCCCTGGTactcctctccatcttcctccttTCCAGCCTCGGTAACTCGGCAGTCGTCATTGTCAtcatcaaacacagacagcttCGAACGGTGACAAACGCTTTCATCATGTCGCTGTCACTGTCTGACTTCCTCACAGCTATTCTATGTCTGCCATTCTCCTTTGTCATGCTCTTCAGCAAGGATGGCATCTGGATGTTTGGGGATCATTTATGTGTGGCCAATGGCTTTTTCAACACCTGCTTTGGTATAATTTCCACCCTGACTATGACTTTGATCTCCTTTGACAGGTACTACGCCATAGTCAGACAGCCACAGGCTAAAATAGGGCGCCAGAAAGCAACTCAGTTGTTGATAGCTGTGTGGTTAActgctgtcattttctctttacCTTGGTATCTGTTAGTCCGGACACCTAAAGAAATCCATAAGCTAGGTTTCTaccactgtatgtatgtgtttcacTCTGGGACCTCGCGCATGGGGACGGCTTATAGCATCTGCCTTATAATTGTATGTTATTTACTGCCCTTTTCCctcatgtgtttttgtcattataaCATCTGTAAGACAGTGCGGCTCTCAGAGATCCGAGTCAGGCCGGTGACCACATATGCATACTTACTCCGATTTTACAGTGAAATGCGAACGGCCACCACAGTTCTGattatgattgtttttattattttttgttgggGGCCATATTGTCTAATGGGGTTGGTTACAGCAATGGGAGACTACAAATTCAACCCAGCAATGGACAAGGTTGCCATCTGGCTAGCCTGGGCAAATGGAGCCATTAACCCTCTGATCTATGCCCTGAGGAACCCCAATATATCCATGTTACTGGGAcggagcagagaggagggctATCGGACCAGAAATATTGCTGCGTACCTCTCCAGCCATACCCAGAACCGTGAAATTCGGCTTAACCAAGCAGAGAGGATAAGGGACCGCTACGTGAGTCGAGTACGGGTGAATAATAACAGCCGGCTCTCGAGTTCAAGTCctggaaaaggaggagaggtggCAATGTGGGCCTGTAAAAaccctgctgtgtttttctgcagggACGCCCAGCCTGACACTGCAACACTACCCAACTCAGTCAGCACTCAAAAGATGAAGACAGCTGACACCAGCCTGTGA
- the LOC120795197 gene encoding G-protein coupled receptor 135 isoform X3, whose product MDLPASTALWGTADNSEPSFANQLGTASPVVPRFVSIVTSLVTATTEATVGTTGNLSAFRDQRGSEVSQTHLASTPSVLSATESNSVLQGFTVAAQALVLLSIFLLSSLGNSAVVIVIIKHRQLRTVTNAFIMSLSLSDFLTAILCLPFSFVMLFSKDGIWMFGDHLCVANGFFNTCFGIISTLTMTLISFDRYYAIVRQPQAKIGRQKATQLLIAVWLTAVIFSLPWYLLVRTPKEIHKLGFYHCMYVFHSGTSRMGTAYSICLIIVCYLLPFSLMCFCHYNICKTVRLSEIRVRPVTTYAYLLRFYSEMRTATTVLIMIVFIIFCWGPYCLMGLVTAMGDYKFNPAMDKVAIWLAWANGAINPLIYALRNPNISMLLGRSREEGYRTRNIAAYLSSHTQNREIRLNQAERIRDRYGRPA is encoded by the exons ATGGATTTGCCTGCTAGCACAGCCCTGTGGGGCACAGCTGACAACTCAGAGCCAAGCTTCGCCAACCAGCTGGGCACTGCCTCACCTGTTGTGCCAAG GTTTGTTTCCATAGTGACCAGCCTTGTGACCGCCACCACAGAGGCCACAGTGGGAACCACAGGAAACCTATCAGCTTTCAGAGACCAAAGAGGGAGCGAGGTCAGTCAAACCCATCTGGCATCGACCCCGTCGGTGCTGAGCGCCACTGAGAGTAATTCTGTCCTGCAGGGCTTCACAGTGGCAGCTCAGGCCCTGGTactcctctccatcttcctccttTCCAGCCTCGGTAACTCGGCAGTCGTCATTGTCAtcatcaaacacagacagcttCGAACGGTGACAAACGCTTTCATCATGTCGCTGTCACTGTCTGACTTCCTCACAGCTATTCTATGTCTGCCATTCTCCTTTGTCATGCTCTTCAGCAAGGATGGCATCTGGATGTTTGGGGATCATTTATGTGTGGCCAATGGCTTTTTCAACACCTGCTTTGGTATAATTTCCACCCTGACTATGACTTTGATCTCCTTTGACAGGTACTACGCCATAGTCAGACAGCCACAGGCTAAAATAGGGCGCCAGAAAGCAACTCAGTTGTTGATAGCTGTGTGGTTAActgctgtcattttctctttacCTTGGTATCTGTTAGTCCGGACACCTAAAGAAATCCATAAGCTAGGTTTCTaccactgtatgtatgtgtttcacTCTGGGACCTCGCGCATGGGGACGGCTTATAGCATCTGCCTTATAATTGTATGTTATTTACTGCCCTTTTCCctcatgtgtttttgtcattataaCATCTGTAAGACAGTGCGGCTCTCAGAGATCCGAGTCAGGCCGGTGACCACATATGCATACTTACTCCGATTTTACAGTGAAATGCGAACGGCCACCACAGTTCTGattatgattgtttttattattttttgttgggGGCCATATTGTCTAATGGGGTTGGTTACAGCAATGGGAGACTACAAATTCAACCCAGCAATGGACAAGGTTGCCATCTGGCTAGCCTGGGCAAATGGAGCCATTAACCCTCTGATCTATGCCCTGAGGAACCCCAATATATCCATGTTACTGGGAcggagcagagaggagggctATCGGACCAGAAATATTGCTGCGTACCTCTCCAGCCATACCCAGAACCGTGAAATTCGGCTTAACCAAGCAGAGAGGATAAGGGACCGCTAC ggACGCCCAGCCTGA
- the LOC120795198 gene encoding JNK1/MAPK8-associated membrane protein isoform X1, with translation MHISPLSILVLNSVRILAAVAMSSTCPGLYCGRTMVNGSAEGECGVCPRGERANIQKVCERCTESPGLYDWLYLGFMAMLPLVLHWFFIEWYSGKKSSSALLQHITAMLECSVSAVVTLLVTEPVGTLTIRSCGVQMLSDWYTMLYNPSPDYINTIHCTQEAVYPLYTIVLIYYAFCLVLMMLLRPLLVKKIACGLGKSDRFKSIYAALYFFPILTVLQAVGGGLLYYAFPYIILVLSLVTLAVYMSASEIQSFKNLVAKKKRLVVLFSHWLLHAYGIISISRLDKLEQDLPLLALVPGPALFYIATAKFTEPSRILSEGGNGH, from the exons ATGcatatctctcctctctccatcctaGTATTGAACAGTGTGCGAATTCTGGCAG CTGTGGCCATGAGTTCAACATGTCCGGGCCTGTACTGTGGCAGGACGATGGTCAATGGATCAGCGGAGGGAGAGTGTGGT GTTTGTCCTCGTGGAGAGCGGGCCAACATCCAGAAGGTATGTGAACGCTGCACTGAGTCCCCCGGGCTCTACGACTGGCTCTATCTAGGATTCATGGCCATGTTACCTCTAGTGCTGCATTGGTTCTTCATTGAGTGGTACTCTGGAAAGAAGAG TTCCAGTGCTTTGCTTCAGCACATCACAGCCATGTTGGAGTGCAGCGTGTCAGCTGTGGTCACTCTGCTGGTCACGGAGCCCGTGGGAACGCTCACTATCCGTTCCTGTGGAGTCCAGATGCTGTCAGACTGGTACACCATGCTGTACAACCCCAGTCCAGACTACATCAACACAATACACTGCACCCAGGAAGCCGTCTACCCACT ttACACCATTGTGTTAATCTACTACGCCTTCTGCTTGGTGCTGATGATGCTACTGCGGCCTCTGCTGGTGAAGAAGATAGCATGTGGTCTGGGTAAATCTGACCGCTTCAAGAGCATCTATGCTGCTCTGTACTTCTTCCCCATCCTCACCGTGCTGCAGGCTGTTGGAGGAGGACTGCTCT actATGCCTTTCCCTACATCATACTGGTCCTGTCTCTGGTCACACTGGCTGTTTACATGTCTGCCTCTGAGATACAG TCTTTTAAAAACCTGGTTGCTAAGAAGAAGCGTCTGGTTGTCTTGTTCAGCCACTGGCTACTCCATGCGTACGGCATCATCTCTATCTCCAGACTGGACAAGCTGGAGCAGGACCTGCCGCTACTGGCCCTCGTGCCCGGTCCCGCCCTGTTCTACATCGCCACTGCAAAGTTCACGGAGCCGAGCCGCATCCTGTCTGAGGGCGGCAACGGACACTGA
- the LOC120795198 gene encoding JNK1/MAPK8-associated membrane protein isoform X2, with protein MAVAMSSTCPGLYCGRTMVNGSAEGECGVCPRGERANIQKVCERCTESPGLYDWLYLGFMAMLPLVLHWFFIEWYSGKKSSSALLQHITAMLECSVSAVVTLLVTEPVGTLTIRSCGVQMLSDWYTMLYNPSPDYINTIHCTQEAVYPLYTIVLIYYAFCLVLMMLLRPLLVKKIACGLGKSDRFKSIYAALYFFPILTVLQAVGGGLLYYAFPYIILVLSLVTLAVYMSASEIQSFKNLVAKKKRLVVLFSHWLLHAYGIISISRLDKLEQDLPLLALVPGPALFYIATAKFTEPSRILSEGGNGH; from the exons ATGG CTGTGGCCATGAGTTCAACATGTCCGGGCCTGTACTGTGGCAGGACGATGGTCAATGGATCAGCGGAGGGAGAGTGTGGT GTTTGTCCTCGTGGAGAGCGGGCCAACATCCAGAAGGTATGTGAACGCTGCACTGAGTCCCCCGGGCTCTACGACTGGCTCTATCTAGGATTCATGGCCATGTTACCTCTAGTGCTGCATTGGTTCTTCATTGAGTGGTACTCTGGAAAGAAGAG TTCCAGTGCTTTGCTTCAGCACATCACAGCCATGTTGGAGTGCAGCGTGTCAGCTGTGGTCACTCTGCTGGTCACGGAGCCCGTGGGAACGCTCACTATCCGTTCCTGTGGAGTCCAGATGCTGTCAGACTGGTACACCATGCTGTACAACCCCAGTCCAGACTACATCAACACAATACACTGCACCCAGGAAGCCGTCTACCCACT ttACACCATTGTGTTAATCTACTACGCCTTCTGCTTGGTGCTGATGATGCTACTGCGGCCTCTGCTGGTGAAGAAGATAGCATGTGGTCTGGGTAAATCTGACCGCTTCAAGAGCATCTATGCTGCTCTGTACTTCTTCCCCATCCTCACCGTGCTGCAGGCTGTTGGAGGAGGACTGCTCT actATGCCTTTCCCTACATCATACTGGTCCTGTCTCTGGTCACACTGGCTGTTTACATGTCTGCCTCTGAGATACAG TCTTTTAAAAACCTGGTTGCTAAGAAGAAGCGTCTGGTTGTCTTGTTCAGCCACTGGCTACTCCATGCGTACGGCATCATCTCTATCTCCAGACTGGACAAGCTGGAGCAGGACCTGCCGCTACTGGCCCTCGTGCCCGGTCCCGCCCTGTTCTACATCGCCACTGCAAAGTTCACGGAGCCGAGCCGCATCCTGTCTGAGGGCGGCAACGGACACTGA
- the LOC120795197 gene encoding G-protein coupled receptor 135 isoform X2 has protein sequence MDLPASTALWGTADNSEPSFANQLGTASPVVPRFVSIVTSLVTATTEATVGTTGNLSAFRDQRGSEVSQTHLASTPSVLSATESNSVLQGFTVAAQALVLLSIFLLSSLGNSAVVIVIIKHRQLRTVTNAFIMSLSLSDFLTAILCLPFSFVMLFSKDGIWMFGDHLCVANGFFNTCFGIISTLTMTLISFDRYYAIVRQPQAKIGRQKATQLLIAVWLTAVIFSLPWYLLVRTPKEIHKLGFYHCMYVFHSGTSRMGTAYSICLIIVCYLLPFSLMCFCHYNICKTVRLSEIRVRPVTTYAYLLRFYSEMRTATTVLIMIVFIIFCWGPYCLMGLVTAMGDYKFNPAMDKVAIWLAWANGAINPLIYALRNPNISMLLGRSREEGYRTRNIAAYLSSHTQNREIRLNQAERIRDRYVSRGRPA, from the exons ATGGATTTGCCTGCTAGCACAGCCCTGTGGGGCACAGCTGACAACTCAGAGCCAAGCTTCGCCAACCAGCTGGGCACTGCCTCACCTGTTGTGCCAAG GTTTGTTTCCATAGTGACCAGCCTTGTGACCGCCACCACAGAGGCCACAGTGGGAACCACAGGAAACCTATCAGCTTTCAGAGACCAAAGAGGGAGCGAGGTCAGTCAAACCCATCTGGCATCGACCCCGTCGGTGCTGAGCGCCACTGAGAGTAATTCTGTCCTGCAGGGCTTCACAGTGGCAGCTCAGGCCCTGGTactcctctccatcttcctccttTCCAGCCTCGGTAACTCGGCAGTCGTCATTGTCAtcatcaaacacagacagcttCGAACGGTGACAAACGCTTTCATCATGTCGCTGTCACTGTCTGACTTCCTCACAGCTATTCTATGTCTGCCATTCTCCTTTGTCATGCTCTTCAGCAAGGATGGCATCTGGATGTTTGGGGATCATTTATGTGTGGCCAATGGCTTTTTCAACACCTGCTTTGGTATAATTTCCACCCTGACTATGACTTTGATCTCCTTTGACAGGTACTACGCCATAGTCAGACAGCCACAGGCTAAAATAGGGCGCCAGAAAGCAACTCAGTTGTTGATAGCTGTGTGGTTAActgctgtcattttctctttacCTTGGTATCTGTTAGTCCGGACACCTAAAGAAATCCATAAGCTAGGTTTCTaccactgtatgtatgtgtttcacTCTGGGACCTCGCGCATGGGGACGGCTTATAGCATCTGCCTTATAATTGTATGTTATTTACTGCCCTTTTCCctcatgtgtttttgtcattataaCATCTGTAAGACAGTGCGGCTCTCAGAGATCCGAGTCAGGCCGGTGACCACATATGCATACTTACTCCGATTTTACAGTGAAATGCGAACGGCCACCACAGTTCTGattatgattgtttttattattttttgttgggGGCCATATTGTCTAATGGGGTTGGTTACAGCAATGGGAGACTACAAATTCAACCCAGCAATGGACAAGGTTGCCATCTGGCTAGCCTGGGCAAATGGAGCCATTAACCCTCTGATCTATGCCCTGAGGAACCCCAATATATCCATGTTACTGGGAcggagcagagaggagggctATCGGACCAGAAATATTGCTGCGTACCTCTCCAGCCATACCCAGAACCGTGAAATTCGGCTTAACCAAGCAGAGAGGATAAGGGACCGCTACGTGAGTCGA ggACGCCCAGCCTGA